One Carassius auratus strain Wakin chromosome 4, ASM336829v1, whole genome shotgun sequence DNA segment encodes these proteins:
- the LOC113064565 gene encoding phosphatidylinositol 4,5-bisphosphate 3-kinase catalytic subunit gamma isoform-like produces the protein MEHQASDEEPPVVRREENKRRRRKMKAFTSNSAVSTDQIAVEFVLPTTNKNSRNQDTLQIDVTGNWTVEQVKVQIWHRAVTTKLCPDFYQKYSPDHCMLLYQKKGNWYEIYDKQQVFQTLDCIRYWKALRKEVGKIHLVVRTQPSEDSLQYQRFLNHLIGYDVTDVSNVHDDELEFTRRKLLTPRKIELSDRDPKLYSMDPWMTTKPLPEYLLSKISNNHILVVIHKDTTSQTIKVSIDDTPVQVLQSFFAKISKKRAILGISEDVSESDFVLRVCGREEYLYGNYAIKDFHWIRQCLKNGEEIHLVLEHPPDPEQDVVQKEDWSQVDDCTGVAGTHEQLTITEKDHEKVFTISLWDCNRKFRVKILGIDIPVLPRNSELIVFVEASIFHGQQLLAQERTTSKPFTEEVLWNTWLEFNIKIKDLPKGARLSLQVSCGKAQTQTCKEYECKNKSRLLYYVNLLLVDHRSLLRQGEFILHMWKMPEKSEDNSSVNADKLTSATNPDKDNSMAVAILLDKYCYPVALPKSKDSPDSEKEGERGQREMPNHLRKQFEQIIATDPLHPLSSEDKELLWHFRQECMKDPKAYPKFLSSVKWGKQEAVTITHHLIERCTVWDRSSLDVGLALQLLDCHFSDENVRTLAVRKLETLEDDDVLRYLLQLVQAVKFEPYHDSALARFLLKRALRSQRIGHFLFWFLRSEIAQSMHYQQRYAVILEAYLRGCGEAMLQDFRKQVEITEALQKVTREIKQMSAEKYDVSAQVVLQLRQKLEVLQTSGLPDSFKVPYDPGLRAGALVIEQCKVMASKKKPLWLQFKRADPTTLSSDTIGIIFKDGDDLRQDMLILQILLIMESIWELESLDLSLLPYGCISTGNKIGMIEIVKDATTIANIQQSTVGNTGAFKDEILSQWLREKCVNEDKHQQAVERFVFSCGGYCVATYVLGIGDRHNDNIMITESGNLFHIDFGHILGNYKSFMGISKERVPFVLTPDFLYVMSTTGKKNSPHFLQFQNVCLKAYLALRHHTNLLIILFSMMLMTGMPQLTSKEDIEYIREALTVGRSEEEAKQHFLDQIEICRDKGWTVQFNWFLHLVLGIKQGVEKRSA, from the exons ATGGAACACCAAGCCAGTGATGAAGAACCACCAGTAGTTCGTAGAGAGGAAAACaagaggagaagaagaaagatGAAAGCATTTACATCTAACTCCGCTGTATCGACGGATCAGATAGCCGTGGAGTTTGTACTTCCCACCACCAATAAAAACAGCAGGAATCAAGACACATTGCAAATAGACGTGACTGGCAATTGGACGGTAGAGCAGGTGAAAGTTCAGATTTGGCACAGAGCGGTAACCACTAAATTGTGTCCTGACTTTTACCAAAAATACTCTCCGGATCACTGCATGCTGCTCTACCAGAAGAAAGGCAACTGGTATGAGATCTACGACAAGCAGCAGGTATTCCAAACCCTTGACTGTATCAGATATTGGAAGGCATTGAGAAAAGAGGTCGGCAAGATTCACCTGGTTGTTAGAACGCAGCCTTCTGAGGATTCGCTTCAATATCAACGGTTTCTGAACCACCTAATCGGATATGATGTTACAGATGTAAGCAACGTCCATGACGACGAACTGGAGTTCACGCGAAGAAAGCTGCTGACCCCTCGGAAAATTGAGCTGTCTGATCGCGATCCCAAACTCTACTCGATGGATCCATGGATGACCACAAAGCCTCTCCCTGAATACCTGCTGAGCAAAATAAGCAACAATCACATCCTGGTTGTGATACACAAGGACACAACAAGCCAGACTATTAAGGTGTCTATAGATGACACCCCTGTCCAGGTTCTTCAGAGCTTCTTTGCCAAGATAAGTAAAAAGCGAGCAATTTTAGGCATATCGGAAGATGTCAGTGAATCCGATTTTGTCTTGAGGGTTTGTGGAAGAGAGGAATACCTATATGGCAACTACGCCATCAAAGATTTCCACTGGATCAGACAGTGTCTTAAAAATGGTGAAGAGATCCATTTGGTTTTAGAGCATCCTCCAGACCCAGAACAAGATGTGGTCCAAAAAGAGGACTGGTCTCAGGTCGATGACTGCACTGGTGTCGCTGGTACTCATGAACAACTGACCATCACTGAGAAAGATCACGAGAAGGTGTTTACCATTTCCCTTTGGGACTGCAATCGTAAATTCAGGGTGAAGATCTTGGGGATTGACATACCAGTGCTGCCACGCAATTCCGAGTTGATTGTGTTTGTAGAAGCCAGTATTTTCCACGGACAACAGCTGCTGGCCCAAGAAAGGACAACCTCCAAACCCTTCACCGAGGAGGTGCTCTGGAACACCTGGTTGGAGTTCAACATAAAGATCAAGGATTTGCCCAAAGGTGCCCGACTTAGCCTGCAGGTGTCATGTGGAAAAGCGCAGACTCAAACGTGCAAGGAATACGAATGCAAAAACAAGAGCCGCTTGCTGTACTACGTCAACCTGCTACTGGTGGACCACCGCTCCCTGCTCAGACAAGGAGAGTTCATCTTGCACATGTGGAAGATGCCTGAGAAGAGTGAAGACAACAGCAGCGTTAACGCGGACAAACTCACATCCGCAACCAACCCGGACAAGGACAACTCCATGGCTGTTGCCATTCTCCTGGACAAGTACTGCTACCCTGTGGCTCTTCCCAAAAGCAAGGATTCTCCGGACTCGGAAAAGGAAGGGGAGCGTGGGCAAAGAGAGATGCCCAACCATCTGCGCAAACAGTTCGAGCAGATAATTGCTACCGACCCTTTGCATCCGCTCAGCTCCGAAGATAAAGAATTGCTTTGGCACTTCCGGCAAGAGTGCATGAAGGATCCCAAGGCCTATCCGAAGTTTCTTTCCTCGGTGAAGTGGGGCAAACAAGAGGCTGTAACAATAACGCACCATCTTATTGAAAGGTGCACTGTTTGGGACCGAAGCTCGCTAGATGTGGGTTTGGCTTTACAATTATTGGACTGCCACTTCTCTGATGAAAATGTGCGCACTTTGGCCGTCCGGAAGTTGGAGACTCTGGAAGATGACGATGTCCTGCGGTATCTCCTGCAGCTTGTTCAG GCTGTAAAATTCGAACCATACCATGACAGTGCACTTGCCCGGTTTCTTCTCAAACGTGCACTTAGA AGCCAGCGGATTGGCCATTTCTTGTTCTGGTTCCTGCGTAGCGAAATTGCTCAATCCATGCACTATCAGCAGAGGTATGCCGTAATACTTGAAGCTTACCTCCGTGGCTGTGGTGAAGCCATGCTGCAGGACTTCAGGAAGCAGGTGGAGATAACAGAGGCCTTGCAAAAAGTTACTCGTGAGATTAAGCAAATGTCTGCGGAAAAGTATGACGTGTCAGCACAAG TTGTTTTACAGCTGCGTCAGAAACTGGAAGTTCTGCAGACGTCAGGGTTGCCAGACAGCTTTAAAGTGCCTTATGACCCAGGCCTACGGGCAGGGGCCCTTGTG ATTGAACAATGCAAAGTGATGGCATCCAAGAAGAAACCCTTGTGGCTGCAGTTCAAACGAGCCGACCCCACCACCTTGTCAAGTGACACGATTGGGATCATCTTTAAAGACGGGGATGACCTTCGTCAGGACATGCTGATATTACAG ATTCTACTGATAATGGAGTCTATCTGGGAACTGGAGTCTTTGGATCTTTCCTTGTTACCGTATGGATGTATTTCTACTGGAAATAAAATTG GAATGATTGAAATAGTGAAGGATGCCACTACTATCGCTAACATTCAACAAAGTACTGTCGGGAACACCGGAGCTTTTAAAGATGAGATCCTCAGCCAGTGGCTTCGTGAAAAGTGTGTGAATGAGGACAAg CACCAGCAGGCTGTTGAACGCTTTGTGTTCTCCTGTGGAGGGTATTGCGTGGCAACTTATGTCCTGGGCATCGGTGATCGTCACAATGACAACATAATGATTACAGAGTCGG GCAACCTATTCCACATTGATTTCGGTCACATACTTGGAAACTACAAGAGTTTCATGGGAATCAGCAAGGAGCGAGTTCCTTTTGTGCTGACTCCTGATTTTCTCTATGTGATGAGCACAACAGGCAAAAAAAACAGCCCTCATTTCCTCCAGTTTCAG AATGTTTGCCTGAAGGCCTACCTGGCTCTGAGACACCACACCAACCTGCTGATCATCCTGTTCTCCATGATGCTGATGACCGGCATGCCTCAGTTAACCAGCAAAGAGGACATCGAGTACATACGGGAAGCTCTAACGGTCGGACGCTCCGAGGAAGAGGCCAAACAACACTTCTTGGACCAAATCGAGATCTGTCGGGACAAGGGTTGGACTGTGCAGTTCAACTGGTTCCTACACTTGGTGCTAGGCATTAAACAGGGAGTGGAGAAACGTTCAGCTTGA
- the LOC113064575 gene encoding nicotinamide phosphoribosyltransferase has protein sequence MEQHTGAAEFNILLATDSYKVTHYKQYPPNTTKVYSYFECREKKTDPTKLRKVKYDKTVFYGLQYILHRYLKGQVVTREKIQEAKEVYREHFQDDVFNEKGWNYILEKYNGHLPIEIKAVPEGSVIPRGNVLFTVESTDPECYWLTNWVETILVQIWYPITVATNSREQKKILAKYLMETSGSLEGLEYKLHDFGYRGVSSQETAGIGASAHLVNFKGTDTVAGICAIKKYYGTKDPVPGFSVPAAEHSTITAWGKDHEKDAFEHIIKQFPSVPVSIVSDSYDIYNACEKIWGEDLRGLIEKRSADAPLVVRPDSGNPLDTVLKVLEILGKKFPLVENSKGYKVLPPYIRVIQGDGVDINTLQEIVEGMKEHRWSIENIAFGSGGALLQKLTRDLLNCSFKCSYVVTNGLGVNVFKDPVADPNKRSKKGRLSLHRTPSGDFVTLEEGKGDLEEYGEDLLHTVFRNGKIVKTYSFDEVRDNGKLKESELEDLLL, from the exons ATGGAGCAGCACACAGGCGCCGCGGAGTTCAACATCTTGTTAGCTACTGACTCCTACAAG GTCACACATTACAAACAGTATCCACCAAACACCACCAAGGTGTACTCTTACTTTGAGTGCCGCGAGAAGAAGACAGACCCTACCAAGCTCAGAAAAGTCAAATACGACAAAACGGTCTTCTATGGGCTTCAGTACATTCTCCACAGATATTTAAAAG GACAGGTCGTCACACGAGAGAAGATTCAGGAAGCAAAAGAGGTGTACCGGGAACACTTTCAGGATGATGTGTTCAATGAAAAAGGATGGAATTACATTTTGGAG AAATACAACGGTCACCTGCCCATCGAGATCAAGGCTGTGCCGGAGGGAAGCGTTATCCCGCGTGGGAATGTGCTGTTCACCGTAGAAAGCACAGATCCAGAGTGTTACTGGCTCACTAACTGGGTAGAG ACTATCCTGGTTCAGATCTGGTATCCCATCACCGTCGCGACAAACTCGCGAGAACAGAAGAAGATCCTGGCCAAATATCTCATGGAAACGTCAGGGAGCCTGGAAGGACTGGAGTATAAATTGCATGACTTTGGCTACAGAGGGGTTTCATCTCAAGAG ACGGCTGGAATCGGCGCATCTGCACACTTGGTAAACTTCAAAGGAACAGACACCGTGGCCGGGATCTGTGCTATCAAGAAGTACTACGGCACCAAAGACCCGGTTCCTGGTTTCTCCGTTCCAGCTGCAGAACACAG CACAATCACTGCCTGGGGAAAGGACCATGAGAAGGATGCTTTTGAACACATCATCAAGCAGTTCCCGTCTGTCCCCGTGTCTATCGTCAGCGACAGCTACGACATCTACAACGCCTGCGAGAAGATCTGGGGTGAGGACCTGAGGGGTCTGATCGAGAAGAGGAGCGCAGACGCCCCACTGGTGGTCCGACCGGATTCGGGAAACCCTCTAGACACAGTGCTAAAG GTCCTAGAAATTTTAGGAAAGAAGTTTCCTCTGGTTGAGAACTCTAAAGGCTATAAGGTGCTTCCGCCCTACATCCGAGTCATTCAGGGCGACGGTGTGGACATCAATACTTTACAGGAG ATTGTGGAGGGCATGAAAGAGCACAGATGGAGCATCGAGAACATCGCGTTTGGCTCAGGAGGAGCACTGCTGCAGAAACTGACCCGAGATCTGCTCAACTGCTCTTTTAAGTGCAGTTATGTGGTGACGAACGGACTGGGC GTCAACGTCTTCAAAGACCCTGTTGCAGACCCCAACAAAAGGTCAAAGAAGGGTCGGCTTTCTCTTCACAGGACGCCGAGTGGAGATTTTGTTACTCTGGAAGAGGGGAAGGGTGATCTGGAGGAATATGGAGAG GACTTGCTGCACACTGTGTTCAGAAACGGGAAGATTGTGAAGACGTACTCCTTCGATGAGGTCAGAGACAATGGCAAGCTGAAGGAGAGCGAACTGGAGGATCTTCTGCTGTGA